In Glycine max cultivar Williams 82 chromosome 15, Glycine_max_v4.0, whole genome shotgun sequence, the DNA window TACGAAGATCAACTCGGACTTGTTCCAACGGAGAAAAACTAAGTTGATCGAGATCATATTCGAATTTTCTCTGATTGAGGAAGTCGGGTTCAAGGATAGGATCGTGTATGCTGGTCAGAACCCCGTCCCACTCCTATtatgatataataaatattttaaattaccaTTATAACCTTACAGTTTTAATGAATGCTTGTTTATGCAtgaaattattgttttcattataattgtgtataatttttacttaatttcatgttgagctaaaaaaaaaacaagagcaagcaatttttacttaattttgttGCTaaacaattgaaatttcaatctTGATATAAGATGTCATGATCACTATTTTTTAAGCTATCCCAAAAAATGAGATCAAACAATTTTTACTTAGAATTTCAATTTAGCATGTTGTAATAGATTCAAtccaattacaaaaaaaatttgtcttgtttttttttcatattttatgaataagaaaataagataagatcGAGGGTGGGGGCAGACAAAGAAACTCTCTCAAGTCAAAGTCaagatgagtttaattttttaaccttaACAAGAATCAAACTAAGAGATAGAAACTGCTTCATGAGTTGGGCTAGGGGATGGGGAGACTACCCCACCCCCATCCCATCCTATTATCATGCTTACTTTTAGtgcataaactatttgttgATATCATTATAGtcatactttaatatttttaattattatattttttaacttatcatcttttatctttatctctaAATTTAATTTGGTATTTAAAAAAGaggttattaatattaataatagttaaaaatatttttatataataatttaagttatttaatatgtatataaaatataacttatatatcaaaaggttatttatttatttattataaatttgagttataatataatttaaatatttaaggatatttaattattataaaatttaatcttataaaaaaaactaccacataaaataaacacaCTGAAACTAGTTATTTTAGAAATTAGTtttagaaaagataaaattaattagtaagcttccttaattatttgacaatttttaattaggccattgaactatttttttatttggattttgaacttatatttgttttaattgagccattttgtctattattttattttagtccggataatattttgcttattttaaattaatccctttaaaaaatatttgagggaaattaaaagtaaataatctaccaaatataagaacaaaaataaaaagtcaaatattttaagtattaaaacaaattaacaaattttcaaaatatatataaaaaatagcaCTACAATAAAAAGACCCTAccgacaaataaaaaaaaattacaaaatttttataaaataattttataaagatcAAGAtcaacccaaaacatatttaaacctacATGATTACTTTgccttttcaaatttatttaataaataaataattattttatttttaaaacaaatattaaatgatttaaacaGGTTAGCACAACTTTATACAAGCCCATTATATTTATTCGCTTTCATTTATCTTTCTCTATATTCTAGTTTTTCCGTTCCAATAAAATAGttagaaatagttttttttttctcttttttcttaatttttttttaatactcctACATCTCTACGCAAGCAACATTTCTCTACGTTTCAGtcatgtaaaaagaaaataggaaaaaaatagatatcTTTTCTTTCTGATACACAAGTAGATTGTTTTCATAAAGAAGGAACACAATAACCTACTGGTGATTGTTTGATTAGCTTGCTTTACTTTCCTTTCTTACATCCCATTTTCTCATCCCGTATTACAGTAGAAGCCCCCAaagtaaattaaacaaaaaacgtTAATTATATGCAActgatttaataaattttatcaaatatatattagataaaTTCCCAATAAATATCTTGCCGCAAAACAGAATGTGTAGTGCTATATCAAACTTAGCCAATGGATATTGATGAGTGGAAACCCACCCAAAAAAAATGCAAGGTTTAAAGTGACACTAACTTGGTGATTGAGTTGAGCTCTGTTTTGTGTTGCCGTTGACTGCAACGGTTATAAGTGGAATATCTTTGAAAAGTTCAcagctaatatatatataaagtagttTTAGTTAAAAAGTGATCTTGTCACGGTAACATCACAATAGCAAAGTTCaatgtcattttgaaattagaCAAAATTCCAGGCTCAAGAAATAACAGCCCTATTGAACGTTTCAGGGTTCAAGCGTTAAAACTGTGCAGTCTAAATCCAAAATTAAGTTCCATTATCAGTTGGAGACTTCACTCAAATTCAAGTACACTAATTTAAGTATAATAGACTATGCCACACAAGGGCAAACGAACTCGGAATAGCAAATTATCTTTGTGAAGGAACATCTAACGAGACAGACATTGTGAGACATGAGTAAGGAGTGTCTCTCAATCATCAGAAGCCTTTGGAGAATTTTCAGGGGTCTTGAGAACTGTGGATGTCTCACCTTTGTGTTCCATGACAGTGGCTTTAAACTCCTCCACTATGGAGCCGTCCTTGAACTTCAAGGCAAATGTTGAAAGACCACCTTTCCCTTCGCTGGCACTATTGATGCAGGCAAAAGTAACACCCTTCTTGTCCATATTTGTGAGCTTCATATCAGGGTAGAGACGTGCATTCAAAATCAATCTAAAATTTCCCTTAGACCTCATTAGAAGTCTGGCTTTTTTGGTTTCACTGGAAACATTAACCTTCAGTTCTCCCTTTCCACGTTCCTTCCAACTTCCATCAGCAAACTCAAACAACACTGAGTCTGCATTAAAAACCACTTCCTCATTTTCTTCCCCGGTTTCAACAACAACCTCCTGCATTGCCAAACCACTTCCCTCATTCTTAGAAACAGCAGAGGCCCCAGATGCCCCCAAAAGAGAACTTCCATTGTTAGATAAACCAAGACCATAGGGCTTATCACTTTTCAGTCCAAAAATAGAACCAGACCCTTCATTTGAAATGGAACCGAAGGAAAATGAGGAATTAGAAAATCCAGTACCAGCAAGACCGGTAAAGGCATTTTGGCTACTTGAGAGCAGTTGAAATGACTTCAAATGGCCACCTTCAGCACTTGGCTCTGCACTTTCAGCTTTGCTGTCCTTCTTATCCACATTGTTAGTGTTCTCGTTCTTATCATCGTTTTCAGAATCCTTGCCATCCCCAGTTTTCTCTTTATCTAACTTGCTGGCACTTTCGTTGTGTGTAGCATCCTTCTTATCCTCATTTCCACTTTCAGTGACATCCTTATTTTGTTCCTTATCTACCTTCGATTCATCATCAGTACTTTCCTTTTCTGCAGTATGCTCCTTGTCTGCATTGCTTTCTTCAGCAGCATCCTTACTTTCAGTAAGTTTATCCTCTGCCTCATTAGTTTTGCTCTCAGGCTGCTTAGCTTCCCCATCTCCTGCTTTCTCAGAATCCTTAGCTGTATCATTACTTTTTGATTCATCTGCAACGGTGTTTTCCCCAGCTGATTTTACCTCAGTAGTAGTCTCAGCAGGATTAGCACTGGATTCAGTGGGAGCAACCAGGCGTATTCCAGCAAAAGGATTTGCAGAAGGAGCAGAATTAGTTGGTTGGCGACGAACTTTGACTATCCTTCTGGTGCCCATAACCTCTTGGCTGGCCCTCTTGAAAGTGCCAGTCTCAAGCTCAGGGGCATCTTCCTCATCATCAATGGGAGTATCTCGAGTGAGCTCCCTTCCAGCAGCCCTTTTCTTTGAAGGTGGAAGGGCATTCTCAGCATCCCCCATTGAAGAAATAAATCTGTACTTCTAGTTTACCAAGTTGGAGCACAACAGTAGCTGCAATCAGGAAATTACAATTCTCATTCTTTTCTCCATGACATAACATGTATTTTAAAATCACACAACACACAATATAGGATTGTTTGGTtggagagaagagaaaagaatggaagagaaaagaaaataaatatttgagttTAAGTAGAGAGATAAAGGTGTGGGACCcacacaaaaatttgaaaatttcttctcctttctttcccATTTGATCTCAACCAAACCATGGCCACAAGTTATAAAGCCTCAAAACAAGCTACATGCTATAGCAAAAATACCAACCAAAAAAACACATGCAGATTAAAAATCCCACCCCATCCATATAAATTTAACAAGGtaaccatatatatatttttttttcctgagaaaACTACAGAAGGCTTAGTAAACAGCAGCACCTAAATTATCCATGCTAATTGCaccttataaatatataataatttggtCCCATAGAGCAGCACAAACTAAAGGGGGAGAATAAACATCTCGAGAAAGCATCTGAGGCATAACATTACACAAGAACCAGCAAGTAGTGACTACCAGCCAAAGCAATCACTCCAGCgacaaaatgtaaaatataaaagaattgcAACAATTATTCCAACGCAGTAAATTGCTAATGCATTATTTGGTTTGGACAAGTTTGTATTCGGTCTGAGACAA includes these proteins:
- the LOC100797325 gene encoding nuclear pore complex protein NUP50A gives rise to the protein MGDAENALPPSKKRAAGRELTRDTPIDDEEDAPELETGTFKRASQEVMGTRRIVKVRRQPTNSAPSANPFAGIRLVAPTESSANPAETTTEVKSAGENTVADESKSNDTAKDSEKAGDGEAKQPESKTNEAEDKLTESKDAAEESNADKEHTAEKESTDDESKVDKEQNKDVTESGNEDKKDATHNESASKLDKEKTGDGKDSENDDKNENTNNVDKKDSKAESAEPSAEGGHLKSFQLLSSSQNAFTGLAGTGFSNSSFSFGSISNEGSGSIFGLKSDKPYGLGLSNNGSSLLGASGASAVSKNEGSGLAMQEVVVETGEENEEVVFNADSVLFEFADGSWKERGKGELKVNVSSETKKARLLMRSKGNFRLILNARLYPDMKLTNMDKKGVTFACINSASEGKGGLSTFALKFKDGSIVEEFKATVMEHKGETSTVLKTPENSPKASDD